Genomic segment of Acidobacteriota bacterium:
TTAAGATAGCGCTCTAATTCTTTCGCGTTAATCGCACGTAGTGATAACAAACGCAAAGTCCAATAGCGGCGACCACAACGTAGAACTGAGAGTTCATGGGTGTATAGCCGCTGTATTCCCGTTAATACAAAGTCCAGCGCGGCAAGGATGAGAACCAGGTAGGACATACCCAGTAGTGAGTGCACCACGACCTGTATCCATTTGATCTTGGATTCTATGGCCCATTCTAACCAAACCAGGCGGCACCAACGCAAAGCAGATGCCGAAGAAATAAAAAAGGGGAAAGATGGCTTCAGGCTGAGCGATATAGTTGTAAACGACTATAACGGCAATGCCCAAGAAAAAGGCAATGATAAGAATCCAACATCCAACCGAGAAGCCAAGTGTTAGGATCCTTTTGGCTCTTGATTCTTCGCTCGGAGCGTCCACGGATGCTATCTATACTCTTGTTTCAGACTTGCGATCAAGCCGCAAGAAGTTCGGTAGTGGGGTAATAGTGTGTCGCCTCGAACGCTGAGACCTGCGGTACCATATTGCTGGCGGCAGTCCCAGGCGTTATGATCAACAGCATGAATCAAGAGCAGCCAATCAATCAGGAGCAGGGAATTGAGCTGGAATTTTGGGACAGGCAGGAATTCTGGAGGCAGGGGCGACCAATATCCGAACGCCGACGCCTTAGTCAGGGCGAGACAGTCCCGTTGCCGGAAAAGTTGGAATGCTTCGATGGCCACTTCTGGAAGGTGATAGAAACTCAACCAGTGGTAGGGATCGTGGGAACTCCTCCGGTAACGCTTGTCTTCTGTAGGTACATAGGACCGGCGAAGCAATCACTGAGCTAAGCGACAACCGGGCCTTATGATTATCCAGCAACGCAGGAATATCACATTACCCTGCATTCTTGTTCCGAAATAACTCGTGATGTGATGCTATAATCCGATACAAGGATCGACGCGACTCTAAAAAGGTAGACGAATCTTATGAAAATGACAGTGCTGGTGGAGCGGATCGAGGAACATAAGTACCGGGCGAGCACGGGGTATCCGTTGGCCATCGAGAGCGAAGGAAAGTCGCGTGATGAAGCAGTGGAGCGCCTGCGGAAGCGAGCCTTGGAACGCCTGGAGAGGAGCGAACTAGTGCAAGTCTCAATCGCCGACGAGCGCGATATCAATCCCTGGGTCAAATACGCAGGCCTCTGGAAGGATCATCCAGACTTTGACGAGTTCCTCGAGAATATCGCCGAATATCGTCAGGCCGCCGAAGATGTACGTCCCACCCGATGAGCCTCTACGTTTTGGACACCGACACGCTGACGTTGTGGCTTCGCGGTCACACACGCGTATGCGAGCGTGTCGCGGAGCAAGATTCAAACGAGCTTTGCGTGAGCATCGTCACCATCGAAGAGATGCTCAGAGGTTGGTACACGCAGATTCGCCGCGCGAAAACAGACGAGCAGCTCGAGCGCGCGTATGCTGCTCTACAACAGGCCGTTCAGGTCGCATCACGGCTTCCGATCCTCGCGTTTGATCATGCGGTCATCCAACGTTTCGCCGAACTGAGGAAACGCAAACTTCGGATTGGCACCAACGACTTGAAGATTGCGGCCACCGCGTTTGAAAACCAAGCAGTGTTGGTCACACGAAATCGGTCAGATTTTCGACGCGTAGCTGACCTGATGTTCGAAGATTGGTCCTGAGATGAATCGCGACAACATCCTCGACAGCCGATTCTGGGGCACCGTCCCGCGTGGACTAATCAATGCCAGGTCATTTATGATTTATTGGTCAGTCGCGCATCTCGAAACGCGACGACTAGGTGGAACCGCCTCTTCAAAACAATTCGATAGATCAGCGGCCAGAGACCTTAAATGAAACGAATTGCTTTTGTTCTTTTGCTAACAAGCACACTCGCGCTGCCCGCTTGCACCGGAGTGATAGGCAAGCGCGATGAATCCGGCGGCAAGCTTCGCGTCGGCATTGTCTTCGACATCGGCGGCAAAGACGACAAGTCTTTCAACGCCGCCGCGTGGGAAGGCGTCAAACGCGCCAAGGAAGAACTCGGTATCTTTCTTCGCGACGTCGAACCAGGCGACCCCACGTCGATCGAGCCTTCGATGCGAGCCTTCGCGGAACGCGGCTACGATCTGATCGTGGGCGTCGGCTTTGCTCAGGCGCCCATCATGGACGAGGTCGCCCGCGATTATCCCAACTTGAAGTTTGCCATCATCGACGGAGTGATCGACTTGCCCAACGTCGCCTCCCTGATCTTCAAAGAGCACGAGGGATCTTTTCTAGTCGGGATGATCGCAGCGCGGACGTCGAAGACCGGTAAGATCGGATTCGTCGGCGGGATGGATATTCCCCTGATCCACAAGTTCGAGACGGGCTACGAAGAAGGCGCGCGCTACGCGAACCCGAAGATCGAAGTGTTCGATAACTACGTGGGCGTGACCGATGCGGCGTGGAACAACCCAGGCAAGGGCAAGGAGCTTGCCAAGGCTCAGTTGGAGCGCGGAGCCGACGTCATCTTTCAAGCAGCGGGCAACTCGGGTCTCGGCGTCTTCGACGCGGCCGAGGAGACGCACACGCTTGCGATCGGGGTCGATTCCAATCAGAACTGGGTGAAGCCGGGCTTCATACTGACAAGCATGATCAAACGCGTTGACGTCTCAGTCTTCAACACGGTGAAGGACGTGGTCGAGGGCCGCTTCAAGGGCGGAATTCATGAATTCGGGATGGAGACTGATGGAGTTGGCTACGCGCTTGATGACTACAATCGGAACCTGATCCCGCAGTCGGTGCTTGACGAAGTGGACCGAGCGAAACAGGATATCATTGCAGGACGCATCAAAGTCACCGACGCGATGGCCGAGAAGTAGAAGTCAGAAGGCAGAAGTCGGAAGACGACCGAGGACCGGAGACGGCCGACCGTCAACCGTCAACCGTCGTCCGTCATCCGTCCTTGCTAGCCCTATCCAAGAAATCGTATCGCCGAGGGCAGCACTTCTAGGTGGGCAGGCGTGAAGCCGACCATCTCACCATCCAGATCAATGGCCATCGGCTCCTCGGTTTCTATTGAGACTTCGCGAGCATGCATCTCGGTCACCTTCGGGCTTTTCAGATACGCGCCCCGCTGGATTCGCGGCAACTCCCTTATCACATCCAAACGAGTAGCCCCGTCCGTTACGATCACGTCGAGCAGGCCGTCATCGAGTTCCGCGTGCGGCGCCAGCATCATCCCGCCGCCCGCGAACCTGCCGTTGGCGACAATGATCAGGTTGCTGTTGATCTTCATCTCGCGTCCATCGAGCCGAAGCGAAACCGCGATGTTCTTGTAGCGCCCCAGAGCGGCGATGGCTGCGGCTGCGAATCTCGCGCTCCCGCCGATCCAGCGAGGCAGAGTGTTGCGCCAACGGTTGACCATCTCCGAAACATCGCCACCCAGTCCGAACGACGCGACGTTGATGAACAAGCGAGAAACCTTCGCGCCATTCTGGTCGTGGAACTCCGCTCGCGCAACGTCGAGTAATCTGCTTTCCGGCTCGATCAGCGTTCGCATCCAGTCGCTGCGACTCGTCAATCCAAGCGTGCGGCGAAAGTCCGAACCGGTTCCACTTGGCAGCAGTCCTATCGATGCAGCCTCGTTGATAGCACAACCTCGATCGCTGAAGTAGCCATTGACAACCTCGTTCAGCGTGCCGTCACCGCCAACCGCTACAACACGCGAAGCGCCGGCGGAGAGCGCTTGACGCGTGACTTCAATTGCCTCGCCTGCGCGGGTAGTCACGTGCGCATCGAAGCCAATATCGAGGGCGTCAATTCGTTGCCGCGCATCTGCCCATGCGCGGAGAGTCGCGCCTCGAGCAGAAGCCGGATTGATGATGAACAGAATCTTTTCCACGTCTGAGGTCGGGCCAACAATGAGTCGGTTATACCAGCAGGGCGCAGCAGGCGTAGAAGTCAAAGTTCTGCGTCTTACGCTACGCTTGTTTTGCGAAGAAGAATGTCAACATGCCTGCTACCAAGAAAGAACTAGAGGATGCTGTTGCGTCGAGGTACGCAACAAGCGCAGTAGTGGAGTCATCCCTAATCAGAGCAAAGGCCAAGCAGCGCCACGCCAATAGGAGATTCCATATCGTGGCGATAATCAAGGCGATCCACAGCATGGAACTCGATACCTGGCTCGTCCCAGATGTTCTCGCCCCAAAGATCCCTCCGATAATCACTGCCAGAGGCACTGAGTATATGGCCAAGAGCTTAGTAAGCGGAGGAACCAACTCATCGGCGTAAAGATCGCCCTTTACGAAGGCAAGGATTATTGCCGCGCTTTGCAGAAGAAGAAATGCTACAAAGACGGTTAGCAATTTAAGTCTTGCCCGAGCAATCGTCACTTTCTTTCCCCAAGCCCCCTGAGCTCGTTTACCAGAGAGTCTATCTGCTTATGTGCTTCATCTTTCGTCGCGTCGCTCAAGTCATTCCGCCAGTTAGGGGATTTGCTTCTCTTCTAACGAACGAGATATTGAAGACGAAAGTACTTCTCACCACCGCCCGTTACATGCGGGTAAGAAAGAAGTATTGCGTACTGGCCAATCAGGGA
This window contains:
- a CDS encoding type II toxin-antitoxin system VapC family toxin, whose protein sequence is MSLYVLDTDTLTLWLRGHTRVCERVAEQDSNELCVSIVTIEEMLRGWYTQIRRAKTDEQLERAYAALQQAVQVASRLPILAFDHAVIQRFAELRKRKLRIGTNDLKIAATAFENQAVLVTRNRSDFRRVADLMFEDWS
- a CDS encoding BMP family ABC transporter substrate-binding protein — encoded protein: MKRIAFVLLLTSTLALPACTGVIGKRDESGGKLRVGIVFDIGGKDDKSFNAAAWEGVKRAKEELGIFLRDVEPGDPTSIEPSMRAFAERGYDLIVGVGFAQAPIMDEVARDYPNLKFAIIDGVIDLPNVASLIFKEHEGSFLVGMIAARTSKTGKIGFVGGMDIPLIHKFETGYEEGARYANPKIEVFDNYVGVTDAAWNNPGKGKELAKAQLERGADVIFQAAGNSGLGVFDAAEETHTLAIGVDSNQNWVKPGFILTSMIKRVDVSVFNTVKDVVEGRFKGGIHEFGMETDGVGYALDDYNRNLIPQSVLDEVDRAKQDIIAGRIKVTDAMAEK
- a CDS encoding diacylglycerol kinase family protein; protein product: MEKILFIINPASARGATLRAWADARQRIDALDIGFDAHVTTRAGEAIEVTRQALSAGASRVVAVGGDGTLNEVVNGYFSDRGCAINEAASIGLLPSGTGSDFRRTLGLTSRSDWMRTLIEPESRLLDVARAEFHDQNGAKVSRLFINVASFGLGGDVSEMVNRWRNTLPRWIGGSARFAAAAIAALGRYKNIAVSLRLDGREMKINSNLIIVANGRFAGGGMMLAPHAELDDGLLDVIVTDGATRLDVIRELPRIQRGAYLKSPKVTEMHAREVSIETEEPMAIDLDGEMVGFTPAHLEVLPSAIRFLG